One genomic region from Equus asinus isolate D_3611 breed Donkey chromosome 8, EquAss-T2T_v2, whole genome shotgun sequence encodes:
- the PHETA1 gene encoding sesquipedalian-1 produces the protein MKLNERSLASYATSGAPADRAGFLFQRAGRAAAYLRRWFVLRGNMLFYFEDAASREPAGVVILEGCTVELVEAAEEFAFAVRFAGARARAYELAAESQAALEGWVKALSRASFDYLRLVVRELERQLAAVRGPAPAPPARALPPAAPPPGPAPRENGRAAWSTAAPAAPGPAPPPPPPRRRASAPRAPAAFARLHESYGREVRALRSLWLRGRAQP, from the coding sequence ATGAAGCTCAACGAGCGCAGCCTGGCCTCGTACGCGACGAGCGGCGCGCCGGCCGACCGCGCGGGCTTCCTGTTCCAGCGCGCGGGCCGCGCCGCCGCCTACCTGCGCCGCTGGTTCGTGCTGCGCGGCAACATGCTCTTCTACTTCGAGGACGCGGCCAGCCGCGAGCCGGCGGGCGTCGTCATCCTGGAGGGCTGCACGGTGGAGCTGGTGGAGGCCGCCGAGGAGTTCGCCTTCGCCGTGCGCTTCGCGGGCGCCCGCGCGCGCGCCTACGAGCTGGCGGCCGAGAGCCAGGCGGCGCTGGAGGGCTGGGTGAAGGCGCTGTCGCGCGCCAGCTTCGACTACCTGCGCCTCGTCGTGCGCGAGCTCGAGCGCCAGCTGGCCGCCgtgcgcggccccgcgcccgcgcccccggcccgcgcgctcccgcccgccgcgcccccgcccggccccgcgcCCCGGGAGAACGGCCGCGCCGCCTGGAGCACCGCGGCCCCCGCCGCGcccggccccgcgcccccgccgccgccgccccgccgccgcgCCTCGGCCCCCAGGGCGCCCGCCGCCTTCGCGCGGCTGCACGAGAGCTACGGCCGCGAGGTGCGCGCCCTGCGGAGCCTCTGGCTGCGGGGCCGCGCCCAGCCCTGA
- the LOC123288088 gene encoding uncharacterized protein encodes MMVWVKGTRPCAGVQYVLVINKEQVKLRGGLNRSWGESSQEFGGLQAAEERVWGRGMRRPITDDGDEERSQQCHLSRRALPSSSGCSGGSRQDTPGPHAFSKVRSPRPGPQLVEPRYQGRTLEVGTWVPPRMGPGQRTVVEDNFSSFPGLVASAHCWGGAATAEGSLASDPSGAHRPPLLVAERRGRVRGQGWVQDGRSCGHLPGKTVPTMCRALKTGQRTKQTRLPALRAPPAHRGETGVMGWAVPKPARSRRQPQRRSAGHSSQGWKQPNIRQR; translated from the exons ATGATGGTCTGGGTCAAAGGAACTCGGCCCTGTGCCGGCGTGCAGTATGTCCTGGTTATTAATAAGGAGCAGGTGAAACTCCGAGGTGGTTTAAATCGCTCCTGGGGGGAAAGCAGTCAGGAATTCGGGGGTCTGCAGGCGGCAGAGGAGAGGGTTTGGGGACGGGGCATGAGACGCCCCATAACTGATGATGGGGACGAGGAGAGGAGTCAGCAATGCCACCTTTCAAGGCGGGCTCTCCCATCCTCCTCAGGATGCTCTGGAGGGAGCCGGCAAGACACTCCTGGTCCCCACGCCTTCAGCAAAGTTCGCTCGCCCAGGCCCGGGCCTCAGCTGGTGGAGCCCAGGTACCAAGGGAGGACCCTCGAAGTTGGGACCTGGGTCCCTCCCCGCATGGGGCCTGGCCAGCGCACTGTGGTGGAGGACAATTTCAGTTCCTTCCCGGGGCTGGTGGCCTCTGCCCACTGCTGGGGTGGGGCAGCCACCGCGGAAGGAAGCTTGGCCTCGGACCCCAGCGGGGCCCATCGTCCTCCCCTGCTGGTGGCCGAGCGAAGAGGGCGGGTCCGAGGACAGGGCTGGGTGCAAGATGGCAGGTCCTGTGGGCACCTTCCTGGGAAGACTGTCCCTACGATGTGTCGGGCACTGAAGACGGGGCAGAGAACAAAGCAGACAAGACTCCCTGCGCTCAGGGCCCCGCCTGCTCACAGGGGGGAGACTGGTGTCATGGGCTGGGCAGTCCCCAAACCAG CCCGCTCCAGGCGCCAGCCACAAAGACGCTCCGCTGGTCACAGCAGCCAAGGCTGGAAACAACCTAACATCCGTCAGCGATGA